Proteins encoded together in one Lathyrus oleraceus cultivar Zhongwan6 chromosome 5, CAAS_Psat_ZW6_1.0, whole genome shotgun sequence window:
- the LOC127086120 gene encoding protein VTE6, chloroplastic — protein sequence MAQLTLHSITYLSLPFHFPRKPISLSPKPNLITRFPNPLVLHNRIPKNMHSLRVSSFQDAFGGAVAIVQSSPATWESSLLANLLIFLLGSPILVTGLSFSGIVAAFLLGTLTWRAFGSPGFLLVAAFFIIGTAATKVKITQKMEEGVAEKKRGRRGPESVVGSSAAGCICSLMAISGVGGAAFSQLWRLGFVASFCTKLSDTVSSEIGKAYGKTTYLVTTFKIVPRGTEGAVSVEGTLAGILAALLLAFLSFLLGEIGVHEVVICLLASQFANLGESLIGALLQDKKGFEWLNNDLVNVINISIGSITAVLMQQALQNWTP from the exons ATGGCGCAATTAACTCTTCACTCGATCACGTATCTTTCTCTTCCTTTTCACTTCCCACGCAAACCCATTTCTCTCTCTCCAAAACCCAATTTAATAACTCGATTTCCAAACCCTCTTGTTCTTCACAACCGAATCCCCAAAAACATGCATTCTTTGCGTGTTTCTAGTTTTCAAGATGCTTTTGGAGGAGCTGTGGCAATTGTTCAATCGTCACCTGCCACCTGGGAATCCTCTTTGCTGGCTAACCTCTTGATTTTTCTGTTGGGTTCTCCAATTTTGGTTACTGGTTTGTCGTTTTCTGGGATTGTTGCTGCTTTTTTGCTTGGTACGCTTACTTGGCGTGCTTTTGGGTCTCCTGGGTTTCTACTTGTTGCCGCCTTTTTTATCATT GGTACAGCAGCAACAAAAGTCAAAATTACACAGAAAATGGAAGAAGGAGTTGCTGAGAAAAAGAGAGGAAGAAGGGGTCCCGAGAGTGTTGTTGGATCCAGTGCTGCGGGTTGCATTTGTTCTCTCATGGCTATTTCTGGAGTTGGAGGTGCAGCATTTTCTCAGCTTTGGAGACTTGGGTTTGTTGCTAGTTTCTGTACCAAGTTGAGCGACACAGTTTCAAGTGAGATAGGCAAGGCATATGGAAAAACAAC GTACCTAGTTACGACATTCAAGATAGTTCCAAGAGGCACGGAAGGGGCAGTTAGTGTTGAAGGAACCTTGGCTGGAATTTTAGCAGCTCTACTTCTTGCCTTTCTCAGTTTTCTCCTGGGCGAG ATTGGTGTACATGAAGTAGTTATATGTTTATTAGCTTCCCAGTTTGCTAATCTTGGTGAAAGCCTAATTGGTGCTTTACTTCAAGATAAGAAAGGATTTGAATGG CTGAATAATGATTTAGTCAATGTGATCAACATATCAATAGGAAGTATCACAGCAGTCTTAATGCAGCAAGCACTTCAAAATTGGACCCCCTAA